From Micromonospora carbonacea:
GCCGGTGGGGTTGGCGCGGATCAGGTCGAGGGTGGTGGCGACGCGCTGCCGCAGGCGGCCACCGCGCCGTTCGGCGACGGCTGTCCCACCCCCGGTCGGCGCGTCGCCGGGTGTTCCCGGGCCGCGCCGGCCACGTTGCTGCTTCGGCACTGCGTACCCCCGCCTTTCGGCTGCCCGGACCCCGCCGTTCGGGTTTCCGGACCGGGCCGCGACATCCACTGAGGATCGGTTCGTGGTCATTTCGTCCCCCAGTGTCGTCGCGGCCCGTCACTCCATCGGACCACTGGACGTTACCGGAGTAAGTCGACGTCTGAACCAACCCCGACGCCGGGCGGGATCAAGCATTGGGCAAAACCGGATATCGTACAAGAATTTTCACATTCTAACGGCGTTTCCGACCCTCTTCCCACCACAGGGTGAAGTCAGCGTATGGCGGAGCGTAGCCAGAGGTAGCACCTGAGTATGGGGAAAGCGGGACACGCGCGTTCCGCAGCGGTGCCGGGGGGAGAACGTCCATGAGTGTCATCCGACCGACGACCGTAGAGGTCGAGACGTCGCTAAGGCTCGTCGCGCCTGACGCCACCGCCTTGCCGGTGCGTGCCAGCCTGCGTTACGACCCTGCTGACCCGTATGCGGTCCATGTCCTGTTCCATGCCGAATCGGCCGGCGGCGAGGCGGTGAGCTGGTCGTTCGCCCGCGAGCTGCTGGTCACCGGCCTCGACGAGCCGGCCGGCATCGGCGACGTGCGGGTCTGGCCGTGGGCCACCCCGCGCGGGGACTTCGTCGCGCTGGCGCTGTCGTCCCCGGACGGCAACGCCCTGTTCGAGGTGCCGCGCAGCGTCCTGGTGCGCTTCCTGCGGCGCACCTACGTCGTCGTCCCGCGCGGCCGGGAGGCCGACCACCTGGACGTCGACACGGCGGTGACCCGGCTGCTCGCCGGTCGCTGACCACGCCGCACCCGGGGCCGCGCGGATCTGCCGAGTCCGCGCGGCCCCGGGCTGTCACCGACCATGGGGTACGCGCTGCGCGTTCAGCCGTGCGTCGTGACCCCGCCGTCGACGGGGATGACCGCGCCGGTCAGGTAGGCACCGGCCCGCGACGCCAGGTAGATGGCCGCGCCCGCCATGTCGTCGGGGCGACCGATGCGGCCCAGCGGCACCTGCTTCTCGATGGCCGACCGCGCCTGCGGGTCGTCCAGGGCGAACGCCATCATCTTGCTCTCGAACGGGCCGGGCGCGATCGCGTTGACGGTGATCTGCTCGCCGGCGAGCTGGTGGGCGAGGCTGCGGGTGAGCATGTGCACGGCCGCCTTCGTCGCCGAGTACGCGTAGACCTCCAGCCACGGCACCCGGATCCCGTCGATCGAGCCGATGTTGATCACGCGGGCGGGGTCGTCGGCGCTCGCCGCCGCCCGCAGCTCGGGCAGCAGGGCGGTGGTGAGCCGGAAGACGGCCTTGACGTTGACGGCCCACAGCTTGTCGAAGGCGCTCTCCGGGTACGTCTCCAGCGGCGCGCCCCAGGTCGCCCCGGCGTTGTTGACCAGCACGTCGAGCCGGTCCGTCCGCTCGCGGACGGCGGCGGCCAGCCCGAGCGCGCCCTCGTCGCGGCTGAGGTCGGCGGGGATCGCCTCGCAGCGGCCCTCGGCCGAGAGCTCCTTGGCGACGGCCTCGCACACGTCGGCCTTGCGGGACGAGATGACCACGTGCGCGCCGGCCCGCACGAAGCCCCGGGCGATCATCAGCCCGATCCCCCGCGATCCGCCGGTGACCAGGACCGTCTTGCCTTCGACCGAGAACAGATCTGTCATGCCCATCCCCTCGCTGTTCGGCGGGCCGCCGGGCACCCGCCGGACCCGGGCACTACCGATCGGTAACGTAGCCCGCCGGCCGCACCCCGACAAGCCACCGTCCCGCCGGACGCCACGCCGGGGCGCGCCGCAGGGCCAGGTGGCGACCCTGACAGTCCCGTCGGGATGCGACCGTCCCGCGCGCGGGATACCGTCGCAGGCGATGATCCCCTCCGGTCAGCCTTCCCCGGCGTCCCGCGCCGACGCCGCCTCACCCCGACCCGACGACATCACGACGCTCGCCCTCGGCGACCTCGCCGGGGACGCCGACTGGCGACGCCCGGTCCTGCTCGACGCGGACCTGGTCGCCCTCGTCACCGGCGGCCACGGCACCGCCGAGCTGGACTTCCGGCCGCTGCCCTGCCGCACCGGCACGCTGCTGCGCCTCCGCCCCGGCCAGGCGCTGCGGTGCGAGGGCGCGCGGCTCGACGCCGTGGTGGTGCGCTGGACGGCCCGCGCCCTGCGGGGCCTCGACGTCGACGCCGCCGACGACGTGCCCGCATTCCGGCAGCTCGTCGGCGACGACGCCGACGTGGTGCGCGCCGAGGTGGCCCAGTTGGTGACGGACTGCCGGCGACAGCCGGACGTGCCCGCCGCCCGCGCGCTGCTGCGCCACCAGCTCGCCGTGCTGCTGCTGCGGCTCGCGCTGCTGCCGCCGGCCCCGCCGGGTGGGGACGCCCCCGGGGGCGGGCAGCGCACCGAGAATGCCACGTTCCGCCGGCTCCGCCACGAGGTCGAGCGCGGCTATCCGCACACCCGGCGGGTGGAGGACTACGCGGCCCGGATCGGCTGCTCGGTGCGTACCCTCACCCGGGCCTGCCTGGCGGCGACCGGGCGCAGCGCGAAGCAGGTGATCGACGACCGGGTGGCGCTGGAGGCCAGCCGGCTGCTCGCCGCGACCGACGAACCGATCGCCCGGATCGGTCGCCGGCTCGGCTTCCCGGAGCCGACCAACTTCGGCCGCTTCTTCACCCGCGAGGTGGGCCTGAGCCCGGGCGCGTTCCGGGCGGCGCGGGGCGGTCCGCCCGGTAACGGCCGCCCACCGGCCCGGCGGGGGTGACAGGGCGGGCATGATGAGTGGGTGCAGATCTCCGCGCGCGGCGACTACGCGGTACGGGCGGCCCTGAGCCTGGCCACCGCGTACCCTTCCCTGCTGTCGACCCAGGCCATCGCGGCGGAGCAGGACATGCCCCGCAAGTTCCTGGAGGCGGTCCTGGCGGACCTGCGCCGGGCCGGGCTGGTCCGGGCCCAGCGGGGCGCCGAGGGCGGCTACACGCTGGCCCGGCCACCGAAGGAGATCACGATAGGGGCGATCCTGCGCGCGGTCGACGGCCCGCTCGCCGGGGTGCGGGGCATGCGCCCCGAGGAGACCAGCTATGACGGGGCGGCGGAGAACCTGCCCCGGCTCTGGGTGGCCGTGCGGGCGGCGGTGCGGCAGGTGGTCGACGAGGTGAGCCTGGCGGAGATGGCCAGCGGGCGGCTGCCGGGGCACGTGCGGCGGCTGATCGCCCGCCCCGACGCGTGGGAGCCCCGCTGACCCCGGGGGCCGGACTGCACTGAAGGCGCACCGGGCTGGCGCACCGCCGATGCGGCGCTGGCGCACCACGACGCGCCCCGCCGCTGACGCGCCGCGACCCCGGACCCGCGCCCCGGCGGGGTCAGGCCGCGCTGAACGCGCCCCGGTCGCGCAGCGGCGGAGCGCCGTGCCGCCCGCCGCCGAGGGCCAGCGGCGCGGCGATGACGACGGCGTGGTCGCCCGCCGGCACCCGGTGCGTCACGCGGCAGAGCAGCACCGCGAGCGCGCCGTCGACCAGCGGCACCCCGAACGGGCCGGGTGACCAGCCAGGGCCCGCGGCGAACCGGTCGGGGCGGCCGGCGGCGAGGGCGCGGGCCGCGCCCTGCTGACCGGCGGCGAACAGGTGCACGGCCACGTGCTCGGCGCGCGCGACGGCGGGCCAGCTCACCGTCGCCGAGGCGAGGCAGAACGAGACCACCGGCGGCTCCAGCGACACGGCGGTGAACGAGGCCGCCGTGAACCCGGCCGGGGGCAGCGCCGGTCGGCCCCGGCGGGCGGGGCCGCCGGGCGTGGTGACGACGGCGACCGTGGCCGCCTGCGGGTGCAGCAGGGCGTCGAGCAGGTCGGTGTCGATGGGGCGCAGCTCGGTGGCCCCGGGCCCGTCCATGGTGGTCACGCCGGCCGCCGCGCGGGGGGCCGCCGGTCTGTCCGCTCGCGGAGGAGCTCGTCCCGGTGCGCCATGACCCCATGGTGCCGCCGCCGCCGACGGCCGGTCAACGCCCCTTCCATCAAATGAGAATTCCGCAGCACGCGGCTCATGAATCCGTTTCACGCAGCCTAAACAAGATCCGAAAACCTATCTGTTGACTATGCATTACCAGCCGAGACGCCCCGGCCGTGTCCAGTGCGGACGGACGTGGGTTTCCCGGATCGGCGTTGCGGGCATGTTCCAGTCCGACACGGCAGGGAATGGTCACGAAGGGAGCCCGCGATGGGTCTGATGTTCCGCAAGCGCAAGAAGTACGGCCCGATCATCCTGAACTTCACCGAGAACGGGTTCTCCTCCTGGAGCATCAAGATCGGTCGTTGGTCGTGGAACTCCCGCGCCAAGGCGCACCGCGTCGACCTGCCCGGCCCGCTGTCGTGGAAGCAGGACAAGTCCCGGGCGTGACGTCCCGGGGTGGAACGGGGCGCCGGTGGCCCACCGGCGCCCCGTCTTGCGTTCCACCGGCGGGCCCGCGCGGCCCGCGGGCCGGGTTGGCCGAATCGCCGCCGGGACCCGGGAGGGCGGCGGAGAATCGCCGCATGACGGGGGACGGGGCGCCGGGGCGCACGGGGGAAGGGTCGCCGAGGCGTCAGCGCCGGGTGGCGACGCTGGCGGCCCTGCTGCTGCTGGTGGCCTACTTCCTGGTGCCGGTCGAGCAGGACCCGAACGGGCTGCGGCTGGCCGCGCGCAGCGTCGCCACGGTCGCGCTGGTGGCCGCCGACGCGTGGCTGGTCACCCGCCTGGTGCGCCGGCAGCTCGCGGTGGCCGACGACCCCGAGCAGGTGCAGGTCCGCTCGCTGCTGCAACTCGCGGTCGCCCTGATCGGGGGCCTGCTCGCGTTCGCCCTCGCCGACTACGTGATCGCCCGCAGCGCCCCGGGCGAGTTCGTCAACCTGACCACCCGGATCGACGCGCTCTACTTCACGCTGGCCACCCTCACCACCGTCGGCTACGGCGACGTGCACGCGCAGGGCCAGTTCGCCCGGGTCGCGGTCTGCGTGCAGATGGTCTTCACCATCGGCGTGGTCACCACGGGGGTGTCCATCGTGGTCAGGCAGTTGGCCCGCCAGGCCCGGCGGCGCTGATCAGCACGTCCCCGCCGAGCCTGCCGTGCTCCGGGGCGCGGGCCACCGCGCCCGCGTCGAGCAGGCCGGCCAGCGCCCGGGTGGCGTCCGCCGCCCGGTAGAGGGTCGAGGTGAGGGCGAACCGGCGCAGCTCGGTCACCGTGCGGGGACCACGGCGGGCCAGCTCGGCGAGGAGCTCGTGGGCCAGCGGGTCCGGGTCCGCCTCCGGCGCGACGTCGACGGCCCGCCCCTGCGGGTCGGCCGGGTCGCGGTAGCGGACACCGGCGGGCCCATCGACGGCCCACAGGGCGTCCTTGAACGCCTGGAGGCCGCGGTCCGACCCGGTCGCGAACGCCAGCCGCAGCCCCGCGTCGTCGCGGGAGCCCGCCTCGCCCCGACCCACGGGCACCGGGTCGGCCAACAGGTCGACCTCGGCCACCAGTGGGAAGCCGGCGGCGTCCAGCGCCGGGCGCAGGGGCGCGCCGGGCGCGGTCGCCAGCAGCAGGTCGGCCGGGCGGCCGGAGCGGGCGGCGGCCAGCAGCGCGGGCGTCGGTGCCGCGCCGTGGGCCAGGGTCAGCAGCGGCGCGCCGGCCGCGCCGGCCGCCTTCAGGGCCACGGGCAGCCGCGCCGGGTCGCCGGGCACCACGTGCACGGCCACCTCGGCGGGCAGCGTCGCCTCGACCGCGCCGAGGCGGGCCGGGAGGGTCTCGTCGCCCGCGGCGAGCACCAGGACGGTCAGCCGGAACCCGCGCAGCCGGTCGGCGTGCTCCCCCACCACCCGCAGCGCGGCGTCCGCGCCACCGGCGTCGGTCCCGGCGTACGCCAGGGCGAGGGTGGCCCGCCGCGAGCGGTGCAGCGCTGCGGGCAACCAGGCGTCGAGCTGTCGGACGAGCAGCTCGCGGAGGACGGCGTCGGTCGGCATCCTGCCGTTCTACCGCACCGTCCGCCACCGGTGCGCGGCGATCCCCGGGTCTGCGCGCCGGTCAGGCCGGGACGGAGATCCCGACGCCGCCCCGGGTCTGCCCGCCGTAGCGCTGCCGCTCGCGGTCGAGGTCGAGGCGGCCGATCCGCTTGCGGGCGGTGAGCGCGGCGTCGTCGAGGAGGTCGGCCGGCACCAGCCAGACGATCTCGAACTCCAGCCCGTCGGGGTCCTTGCCGTAGAGGCTCTTGGTGGTGCCGTGGTCGGAGCTGCCGGCCAGGGCGCCGGCGGCGGCGAGCCGCTGGGCGGTGACGGCCAGCTCGTCGAGGGTGTCGACCTCCCAGGCCAGGTGGTAGAGGCCGACGGTGGCCCGGCCGGCGGTGGAGCGCCCGGCGGCCCGGCCGATCTCGAACAGGCCGAGGTCGTGGTCGTTGGTGGAGCCGGGGGCCTGGAGGAAGGCCGCGCCCCGGAACCCGTCCGGGGTCATCGGGATGGCCCGGAAGCCGAGGACGTCGCGGTAGAAGGCGACGCTGCGCTCCAGGTCGCTGACGTAGAGGACGGCGTGGTTGAGGCGGTGGATTCCCATGACCCCACCGTAGCGCGGTTTAGTTGAGCGTTCAACAATGACCACTATGATGGTGGTCATGACCCGCTGGCTGAACCCCGACGAGCAACGCACCTGGCGGGCGTACCTGGCCGCCTCGCGGGCGCTGATGGAGAAGCTCGACCGCGAGCTGCAACGCGACGCCGGCATGCCGCACGCCTACTACGAGATCCTGGTCCGGCTCTCCGAGGCCCCCGACCGGCGGCTGCGGATGAGCGAGCTGGCCGACGCCACCGGCTCCTCCCGCAGCCGGCTCTCGCACGCCGCCGCGCGGCTGGAGGCGTCCGGCTGGATCCGGCGCGAGGACTGCCCCACCGACCGGCGCGGGCAGATCGCCGTGCTCACCGACGCCGGGTTCGCCACGCTGGCCGCCGCCGCGCCCGGCCACGTCGAGGGGGTGCGCCGGCACCTCTTCGACGCGCTCAGCCCCGCCCAGGTCGACCAACTGCGCCGCATCAGCGAGACGATGCTGGACCACCTGACCGGATGATGACCGGATGATGACCGAATCGCGATCGTCGGGGGGTTGTACTTATTGTCGCGGTGCGGCCACGATGGGGCGTGTCCCCCGCCTTCGGTGAATTGACCGGCCAGGCGCACCAGCTGGTGTCCGCCGGCGACCTGGCCGGCGCGCAACAGTTGCTCTCCGATGCGCTGCGCGACGCCGACCCCCGCCCCGACCACGCCTCGCCCGA
This genomic window contains:
- a CDS encoding RrF2 family transcriptional regulator, which encodes MQISARGDYAVRAALSLATAYPSLLSTQAIAAEQDMPRKFLEAVLADLRRAGLVRAQRGAEGGYTLARPPKEITIGAILRAVDGPLAGVRGMRPEETSYDGAAENLPRLWVAVRAAVRQVVDEVSLAEMASGRLPGHVRRLIARPDAWEPR
- a CDS encoding MarR family winged helix-turn-helix transcriptional regulator; the encoded protein is MVVMTRWLNPDEQRTWRAYLAASRALMEKLDRELQRDAGMPHAYYEILVRLSEAPDRRLRMSELADATGSSRSRLSHAAARLEASGWIRREDCPTDRRGQIAVLTDAGFATLAAAAPGHVEGVRRHLFDALSPAQVDQLRRISETMLDHLTG
- a CDS encoding SsgA family sporulation/cell division regulator; this translates as MSVIRPTTVEVETSLRLVAPDATALPVRASLRYDPADPYAVHVLFHAESAGGEAVSWSFARELLVTGLDEPAGIGDVRVWPWATPRGDFVALALSSPDGNALFEVPRSVLVRFLRRTYVVVPRGREADHLDVDTAVTRLLAGR
- a CDS encoding VOC family protein codes for the protein MGIHRLNHAVLYVSDLERSVAFYRDVLGFRAIPMTPDGFRGAAFLQAPGSTNDHDLGLFEIGRAAGRSTAGRATVGLYHLAWEVDTLDELAVTAQRLAAAGALAGSSDHGTTKSLYGKDPDGLEFEIVWLVPADLLDDAALTARKRIGRLDLDRERQRYGGQTRGGVGISVPA
- a CDS encoding helix-turn-helix transcriptional regulator, whose translation is MIPSGQPSPASRADAASPRPDDITTLALGDLAGDADWRRPVLLDADLVALVTGGHGTAELDFRPLPCRTGTLLRLRPGQALRCEGARLDAVVVRWTARALRGLDVDAADDVPAFRQLVGDDADVVRAEVAQLVTDCRRQPDVPAARALLRHQLAVLLLRLALLPPAPPGGDAPGGGQRTENATFRRLRHEVERGYPHTRRVEDYAARIGCSVRTLTRACLAATGRSAKQVIDDRVALEASRLLAATDEPIARIGRRLGFPEPTNFGRFFTREVGLSPGAFRAARGGPPGNGRPPARRG
- a CDS encoding DUF4236 domain-containing protein; amino-acid sequence: MGLMFRKRKKYGPIILNFTENGFSSWSIKIGRWSWNSRAKAHRVDLPGPLSWKQDKSRA
- a CDS encoding RhlG family 3-oxoacyl-ACP reductase → MTDLFSVEGKTVLVTGGSRGIGLMIARGFVRAGAHVVISSRKADVCEAVAKELSAEGRCEAIPADLSRDEGALGLAAAVRERTDRLDVLVNNAGATWGAPLETYPESAFDKLWAVNVKAVFRLTTALLPELRAAASADDPARVINIGSIDGIRVPWLEVYAYSATKAAVHMLTRSLAHQLAGEQITVNAIAPGPFESKMMAFALDDPQARSAIEKQVPLGRIGRPDDMAGAAIYLASRAGAYLTGAVIPVDGGVTTHG
- a CDS encoding potassium channel family protein produces the protein MTGDGAPGRTGEGSPRRQRRVATLAALLLLVAYFLVPVEQDPNGLRLAARSVATVALVAADAWLVTRLVRRQLAVADDPEQVQVRSLLQLAVALIGGLLAFALADYVIARSAPGEFVNLTTRIDALYFTLATLTTVGYGDVHAQGQFARVAVCVQMVFTIGVVTTGVSIVVRQLARQARRR
- a CDS encoding flavin reductase family protein, translated to MDGPGATELRPIDTDLLDALLHPQAATVAVVTTPGGPARRGRPALPPAGFTAASFTAVSLEPPVVSFCLASATVSWPAVARAEHVAVHLFAAGQQGAARALAAGRPDRFAAGPGWSPGPFGVPLVDGALAVLLCRVTHRVPAGDHAVVIAAPLALGGGRHGAPPLRDRGAFSAA